Proteins found in one Pyxidicoccus trucidator genomic segment:
- a CDS encoding FAD/NAD(P)-binding protein: MATVDPRVEVRETLVIIGGGPAAMYLLKALARLCADSIPFLPASILVVEAGAELGVGMPYHADLNLPIHNLAANQGVSRLDKGQQLRAELHQHVAELRGAGVDVQLRPGTRVTDMERHPDGTFTLSLSDGTHVPADFAILASGHWETRSERLHPSRYLPSCWPAAALQQAVSPGEHIALLGASLTATDAVVSVAVAHGAFERHGGVLHYVPGHARPPTFTMMARGGWLPKVAGHGISLGFGDPLGSQHYDHHFTWETLEQLATEQDGFIRLDQVHALLVMDLRESGALSQADARGWAGEPDAASALDALACTLGDGRGLSRFERDFREASASFAQQRFIPWQALLWQKTEMFRDCYALYPGEDRELLDRHGTLALAYLRPMNLANAERLIALRRAGLLSLLRLGEDYRIDDDGGRPRVQFSSVTGDRRTVSADLLVQATGQRPNAEEAEDPLLRNLFKRGLLHPRLVPFLEPDLARAALEDPRRAPRIVERGGSYFYNAGGVHIDLATCEIPVGGPFGEPAEPPPGPCGFFTLGPPTLGAYPLSDGLHTLARITPRIVGEISSRIGRQRMAQLTRLLEEDGRATAAQRKPA; encoded by the coding sequence ATGGCGACCGTGGACCCCAGGGTTGAAGTACGCGAGACGTTGGTCATCATTGGCGGCGGGCCCGCGGCGATGTACCTGCTCAAGGCCTTGGCCAGGCTGTGTGCCGACAGCATCCCGTTCCTGCCGGCCTCCATCCTCGTGGTGGAGGCGGGCGCGGAGCTCGGGGTCGGGATGCCATACCACGCGGACCTCAACCTGCCCATCCACAACCTGGCGGCCAACCAGGGCGTGAGCCGGCTCGACAAGGGGCAGCAGCTCCGGGCCGAGCTCCACCAGCACGTGGCGGAGCTGCGCGGCGCTGGCGTGGATGTCCAGCTCCGGCCGGGCACGCGCGTGACGGACATGGAGCGGCACCCGGATGGGACCTTCACCCTGTCGCTGTCGGACGGAACGCACGTACCCGCCGACTTCGCCATCCTGGCCAGCGGCCACTGGGAGACGCGCTCCGAGCGGTTGCACCCGTCGCGCTACCTTCCCAGTTGCTGGCCCGCCGCGGCGCTGCAGCAGGCGGTGTCCCCCGGCGAGCACATCGCGCTGCTAGGAGCCAGCCTGACGGCCACCGACGCAGTCGTCTCCGTCGCCGTGGCGCATGGCGCCTTCGAGCGACATGGGGGCGTGCTCCATTACGTGCCCGGGCACGCGCGCCCGCCGACCTTCACGATGATGGCGCGCGGCGGCTGGCTGCCGAAGGTGGCCGGCCATGGCATCAGCCTCGGCTTTGGAGACCCGCTGGGCAGCCAGCATTATGACCACCACTTCACCTGGGAGACGCTGGAGCAGCTCGCCACGGAGCAGGACGGCTTCATCCGGCTCGACCAGGTGCATGCCCTGCTGGTGATGGACCTGCGCGAGTCGGGCGCGCTGTCCCAGGCGGACGCCCGGGGGTGGGCGGGTGAGCCGGATGCCGCCAGCGCCCTGGATGCGCTCGCGTGCACGCTGGGAGACGGGCGTGGGCTGAGCCGCTTCGAGCGAGACTTCCGGGAGGCCTCCGCCAGCTTCGCGCAGCAGCGGTTCATCCCCTGGCAGGCACTGCTGTGGCAGAAGACCGAGATGTTCCGGGACTGTTACGCGTTGTACCCGGGAGAGGACCGCGAGCTGCTGGACCGGCACGGAACGCTGGCGCTGGCCTATCTGCGGCCCATGAACCTGGCCAACGCCGAGCGGCTCATCGCGCTGCGACGTGCCGGGCTCCTGTCGCTGCTGCGGCTGGGGGAGGACTACCGCATCGACGACGACGGCGGGCGCCCCCGCGTCCAATTCTCGAGCGTCACGGGGGACAGGCGCACCGTGAGCGCCGACCTGCTGGTCCAGGCGACCGGCCAGCGCCCCAACGCGGAAGAGGCCGAGGACCCGCTGCTGCGCAACCTCTTCAAGCGGGGGCTGCTCCACCCGCGGCTCGTGCCGTTCCTGGAGCCGGACCTGGCCAGGGCCGCCCTGGAGGACCCGAGGCGCGCGCCCCGCATCGTCGAGCGCGGGGGGAGCTACTTCTACAATGCCGGGGGCGTTCACATCGACCTGGCGACGTGTGAAATCCCCGTGGGCGGCCCCTTCGGCGAGCCGGCCGAGCCGCCCCCCGGGCCTTGCGGATTCTTCACCCTGGGCCCGCCGACGCTCGGCGCCTATCCCCTGTCGGACGGCCTGCACACGCTCGCGAGAATCACCCCACGCATCGTGGGAGAGATTTCCAGTCGAATCGGCCGACAGCGCATGGCGCAGCTCACCCGGCTCCTCGAGGAGGACGGCCGCGCCACGGCCGCTCAGCGCAAGCCCGCGTAG
- a CDS encoding glycosyltransferase — translation MRSLEDIPGQVETLLGQFRPDLLVFDPFILWHYIPFWRHRIPAVVLSTKPLLDEDPLVPPYTSDVIPGPSTARRLAVRLAWWRTRAEYRRYRLSARLSRLVTGHGTMKEVEQLARQAGFPLEQEWATRPLAFDFALRSVPEVVLHSRAYDFPRERPLRSNVHYVGPCVDQTRKESDFDWSTLELRPRLLLCSLGTVRQGRDAVGIAFLRRVIETFKDAPDFSLIVSAGDAQLAEQLQPPGVRHVRVVRSVPQLQVLQRCTAMITHGGSSSVKECILSGVPMLVYPLRADQPGHSARVVYHGLGLRGSVKDDDSATIRANVERLLADPHIPQRLATMRSRFLEDAEAPVRCLESYAGLR, via the coding sequence ATGCGCTCGCTCGAAGATATTCCCGGCCAGGTGGAGACGCTGCTGGGGCAGTTCCGGCCTGACCTGCTCGTCTTCGACCCATTCATCCTATGGCACTACATTCCGTTCTGGCGGCACCGAATCCCGGCGGTGGTGCTGAGCACCAAGCCGCTGCTGGACGAAGACCCGCTCGTTCCTCCCTACACCTCCGATGTCATCCCGGGCCCCTCCACCGCGCGCAGGCTCGCGGTGAGGCTCGCGTGGTGGCGCACGCGAGCGGAGTACCGCCGCTACCGGCTGTCGGCGCGCCTGTCGCGACTCGTCACGGGACATGGGACGATGAAGGAAGTGGAGCAGCTGGCCCGTCAGGCCGGCTTCCCGTTGGAGCAGGAGTGGGCCACGCGCCCGCTGGCGTTCGACTTCGCCCTGCGGAGCGTTCCGGAAGTCGTGCTGCACTCACGCGCCTACGACTTTCCCCGCGAGCGTCCGCTGCGCTCCAACGTGCACTATGTGGGGCCCTGCGTGGACCAGACACGGAAGGAGAGCGACTTCGACTGGTCCACCCTCGAGCTGCGCCCGCGGCTGCTGCTGTGCTCGCTGGGCACGGTGCGGCAGGGACGCGACGCGGTCGGCATCGCCTTCCTCCGCCGGGTCATCGAAACGTTCAAGGATGCGCCGGACTTCTCGCTCATCGTCTCCGCGGGTGACGCCCAGCTCGCGGAGCAGCTTCAGCCTCCCGGAGTCCGGCACGTGCGGGTGGTTCGCTCCGTCCCCCAGCTCCAGGTGTTGCAGCGCTGTACCGCGATGATCACCCACGGCGGTTCGAGCTCCGTCAAGGAGTGCATCCTGTCCGGCGTGCCGATGCTCGTGTACCCGCTGCGTGCGGATCAGCCCGGCCACTCGGCGCGCGTCGTCTACCACGGCCTGGGCCTGCGCGGCTCCGTGAAGGACGACGACAGCGCGACCATCCGCGCCAACGTCGAGCGGCTGCTGGCCGACCCGCACATTCCCCAGCGGCTGGCGACGATGCGGAGCCGGTTCTTGGAGGACGCGGAGGCCCCCGTCCGCTGTCTGGAGTCCTACGCGGGCTTGCGCTGA
- a CDS encoding amino acid adenylation domain-containing protein → MSIKCAELLLGSGHVLKGVISESAAVRDWAASRGVPALEHPHQLELSSPMADIDYLFSIINGRILQRPLLELPRRLAINYHNAALPAYAGVHATSWALLNGEREHGVTWHVMTEEVDGGDILKQATFPVGERDTALDLDVTCHELALRLFGELVGELSAGTERRVAQQSSRRSYFGAASKPPGAGLLRFTGSAEELDRTFRAHTLGTTVRNTFGVPRLLLGDELLVVRALDVLEEPSASAGGTVVAVGPEGLTLTTATRQVRLRELLSLDGQPATAEAVAARHGLKPGARLPLPPPELYAAVDRFHGEPTGESFWLRRLGSAMKTQPPVVPPPKGPRAEAPREPARVEVQVPRQEHRAHSTRVVVLTALLAHLRRQSDTESVSVRLSTRELRRSALGLEPLLVSHVPLTVALNAGAGFEPALAEVAARLAEVESRRPYARDMPWREPALREHATSCPVVVSLEVEQGPAPLPPDAALSLSLSADGSRLWLESGRERPYPREHLARIAGHLLTLLSSAASEPLAPLDRLELLDKEERRRVLVDWGDRLGRFTPPRSLWNDVLAWARRTPDAIAVTAGDRDLTYRALMQESEALAGELRRRGVRRETPVVVGLQRSCELVVALLAVLRSGGAYVALDPETPAERAQFILRDTGAPVVLTSSAWRHAFASAPAEVLVIDGDGLPLPREEATPEAEPPGGAVCHIMYTSGTTGRPKGVLSTVEGFYNRLAWSLRAFPAGPGDSLLQTAAVGFDISVWELLFPLVRGARLVASEHDRAGVHPYLPDVLRRERITVAHFVPSLLGVLLEGLPPGTELPLRHVICGGEALTPALRRAFFERLDAGLYQAYGPTEASISLTHWDCRDGRYEDCVPVGHAIDGALMLLLDGHLHPVAEGTVGEVYLGGPSLARGYLGRPDLTAERFVPDPFHPGWRLYRTGDLGRWLPDGSVELLGRSDHQVKIRGLRIEPG, encoded by the coding sequence TTGTCAATCAAATGCGCGGAGCTGCTGCTGGGCTCGGGGCACGTCCTGAAGGGAGTCATTTCCGAGAGTGCGGCGGTCCGGGACTGGGCGGCTTCGCGCGGGGTGCCCGCGCTCGAGCATCCGCACCAGCTCGAGCTGTCGTCGCCGATGGCGGACATTGACTACCTGTTCAGCATCATCAATGGCCGAATCCTCCAGCGGCCCTTGCTGGAGCTGCCGCGCCGCCTGGCCATCAACTATCACAACGCCGCGCTGCCGGCCTACGCGGGCGTGCATGCGACGTCCTGGGCCCTGCTCAACGGCGAGCGCGAGCACGGCGTCACGTGGCATGTGATGACGGAAGAGGTCGACGGGGGTGACATCCTCAAGCAGGCGACGTTCCCCGTGGGCGAGCGGGACACGGCGCTGGACCTGGACGTCACCTGCCACGAGCTGGCCCTGCGGCTGTTCGGCGAGCTCGTCGGGGAGCTGTCGGCAGGCACCGAGCGGCGCGTGGCGCAGCAGTCGTCGCGCCGGAGCTACTTCGGGGCGGCGAGCAAGCCGCCGGGCGCCGGGCTGCTGCGCTTCACCGGGTCCGCCGAGGAGCTGGACCGCACCTTCCGCGCGCACACGCTGGGCACCACGGTCCGCAACACCTTCGGGGTGCCGCGGCTGCTGCTGGGGGACGAGCTGCTGGTGGTGCGCGCCCTGGACGTCCTCGAGGAGCCGTCCGCGTCCGCTGGGGGAACGGTGGTGGCGGTCGGGCCCGAGGGCCTCACGCTCACCACGGCGACCCGGCAGGTGCGCCTGCGAGAGCTGCTGTCGTTGGATGGGCAGCCCGCCACCGCCGAGGCGGTGGCCGCGCGGCATGGGCTGAAGCCGGGCGCGAGGCTGCCGCTGCCCCCACCGGAGCTGTATGCGGCGGTGGACCGCTTCCACGGGGAGCCCACCGGAGAGTCCTTCTGGTTGCGTCGGCTCGGCTCGGCCATGAAGACGCAGCCCCCGGTGGTGCCTCCTCCGAAGGGGCCGCGGGCGGAGGCTCCGCGAGAGCCCGCGCGGGTCGAGGTGCAGGTGCCCCGGCAGGAGCACCGGGCCCACTCCACGCGCGTGGTGGTGCTCACGGCACTGCTGGCGCACCTGCGGCGTCAATCCGACACGGAGAGCGTGTCGGTGCGCCTGTCCACGAGGGAGCTGCGGCGCTCGGCCCTTGGGCTGGAGCCGCTACTGGTCTCGCATGTCCCCCTCACCGTCGCCCTGAACGCGGGGGCGGGCTTCGAGCCGGCGCTCGCGGAGGTGGCGGCCCGGCTGGCCGAGGTGGAGTCGCGGCGTCCGTACGCGCGGGACATGCCCTGGCGTGAGCCGGCGCTCCGCGAGCACGCCACGTCGTGCCCCGTCGTGGTGTCGCTGGAGGTCGAGCAGGGGCCCGCGCCCCTCCCCCCGGACGCGGCCCTGTCCCTGTCGCTGAGCGCGGACGGCTCCCGGCTGTGGCTGGAGTCCGGGCGCGAGCGCCCCTATCCGCGCGAGCACCTGGCACGCATCGCGGGCCACCTGCTCACGCTGCTGTCCTCGGCGGCGAGCGAGCCGCTGGCGCCGCTGGACCGGCTGGAGTTGCTCGACAAGGAGGAGCGGCGGCGCGTGCTCGTGGACTGGGGCGACCGGCTCGGCCGCTTCACCCCTCCGCGCTCGCTCTGGAACGACGTCCTCGCCTGGGCCCGCCGCACTCCGGACGCCATTGCCGTCACGGCGGGAGACCGCGACCTCACCTATCGCGCGCTGATGCAGGAGTCGGAGGCCCTGGCCGGGGAGCTGCGGCGGCGGGGCGTGCGGCGGGAGACGCCGGTCGTCGTGGGACTCCAGCGCTCGTGCGAGCTGGTCGTCGCGCTGCTGGCCGTTCTGCGCAGCGGCGGCGCCTACGTGGCGCTGGACCCGGAGACTCCGGCGGAGCGCGCGCAGTTCATCCTGAGAGATACCGGCGCGCCGGTGGTGCTGACGTCCTCCGCCTGGCGCCATGCCTTCGCGAGTGCCCCGGCGGAGGTGCTCGTCATCGACGGGGACGGGCTCCCGTTGCCGCGGGAGGAGGCCACGCCGGAAGCCGAGCCCCCGGGGGGCGCGGTCTGCCACATCATGTACACCTCCGGTACGACGGGGCGCCCCAAGGGCGTGCTCTCGACGGTGGAGGGCTTCTACAACCGGCTGGCCTGGTCGCTCCGGGCCTTCCCCGCCGGCCCCGGAGACTCGCTCCTCCAGACGGCCGCCGTCGGGTTCGACATCTCCGTCTGGGAGCTCCTCTTCCCGCTGGTCCGCGGGGCGAGGCTGGTGGCCTCGGAGCATGACCGCGCGGGCGTCCACCCGTATCTGCCGGACGTGCTGCGCCGCGAGCGCATCACGGTGGCGCACTTCGTCCCCTCGTTGCTCGGGGTGCTCCTGGAGGGACTGCCTCCGGGCACGGAGCTGCCCCTGCGGCACGTCATCTGCGGAGGCGAGGCGCTGACGCCGGCGCTGCGGCGCGCCTTCTTCGAGCGCCTGGACGCCGGGCTCTATCAGGCCTACGGACCGACCGAGGCGTCCATCAGCCTGACCCATTGGGACTGCCGCGATGGGCGCTACGAGGACTGCGTCCCGGTGGGGCATGCCATCGACGGCGCGCTGATGCTGCTGCTCGACGGGCACCTGCACCCCGTTGCCGAGGGGACGGTGGGCGAAGTGTACCTGGGAGGGCCGTCGCTGGCGCGGGGCTACCTCGGCCGGCCGGACCTGACCGCCGAGCGCTTCGTGCCGGACCCCTTCCACCCGGGCTGGCGGCTGTACCGCACGGGCGACCTGGGGCGGTGGCTTCCCGACGGCAGCGTCGAGCTGCTGGGCCGCTCCGACCACCAGGTGAAGATTCGCGGGCTGCGCATCGAGCCGGGCTAG
- a CDS encoding S9 family peptidase has product MSSMPVPVAAQRPVTHHVQGQARIDPYDWLRDANWTEVLREPSRLSAEIRAHLEAENAYAESMLEPVRALRARLRAELRARVAQEDASVPIPDGPFEYYQRFAPGRQYPLLCRRGPEGEALLCDVTDVADGRPGFRLVSAPHGPEHTLLALGTDDGSGRCTVRILDLRTGQALPERLEGTDGQPVWCADGRGLVYVTLDAEQRPHQVRLHRLGTAQGDDRLLYEEPDPAFFAGVSRSGSGRFILLTSRDHTTSEVRLIDAAAPESGPRLVAPRQPGVHYLVQDHGDSLLVLHNRGAAEDFEIAQAPLEAPGPEHWRPLVPHRPGNLLLDWAVREHHLVRLGLEDGMLRLIVRRWSDGDEHVVELDADERFDVRLIPGPGYRSGQVRFVCSSLSLPPRTYDYELEPRVRRLRKEEAVPSGHDPARYVCHRLVATSADGERVPITLLHRRDLNRDGGAPLLLYGYGAYGVLTQARWRPEVLSLVDRGFVYAIAHVRGGRERGQAWYRDGRAGRKENSFHDFIAAAEHLISAGYSRPGLLTCHGASAGGLLVGVALNRRPALFRAAVAEVGFVDALATMCDASLPLTPREWPEWGNPLASPEEYAAMAAWSPVDNVAPRAYPAVLATAGLTDPYVGYWEPARWIARLREAQQAEQPMLLLTRMDAGHLGAGGRLDKLDDIATAWAFILQAYGLTGE; this is encoded by the coding sequence ATGAGCAGTATGCCTGTCCCTGTCGCCGCTCAGCGCCCCGTCACCCATCACGTGCAGGGGCAAGCCCGCATCGACCCGTACGACTGGCTGCGCGACGCGAACTGGACCGAGGTGCTGCGGGAGCCCTCGCGCCTGTCCGCGGAGATCCGCGCCCACCTCGAGGCGGAGAATGCCTATGCGGAGTCCATGCTGGAGCCGGTGCGCGCCCTGCGAGCGCGCCTGCGCGCGGAGCTTCGGGCCCGCGTGGCGCAGGAGGACGCGTCCGTCCCCATTCCCGATGGCCCCTTCGAGTACTACCAGCGCTTCGCGCCCGGCCGGCAGTACCCGCTCCTCTGCCGGCGCGGTCCCGAGGGAGAAGCGCTCCTCTGCGACGTGACGGACGTGGCTGACGGGCGGCCCGGCTTCCGGCTCGTCAGTGCCCCGCATGGCCCCGAGCATACGTTGCTGGCCCTGGGCACCGATGACGGCTCGGGCCGCTGCACGGTGCGCATCCTGGACCTGCGCACCGGACAGGCGCTGCCGGAGCGGCTGGAAGGCACCGACGGCCAGCCGGTCTGGTGCGCCGACGGCCGCGGCCTGGTGTACGTGACGCTTGACGCGGAGCAGCGGCCGCACCAGGTGCGCCTGCACCGGCTCGGCACGGCCCAGGGCGACGACCGCCTGCTCTACGAGGAGCCGGACCCGGCCTTCTTCGCGGGCGTGTCGCGCAGCGGCAGCGGCCGCTTCATCCTGCTCACCTCGAGAGACCACACCACCTCGGAGGTCCGGCTCATCGACGCGGCCGCCCCCGAGTCCGGCCCGCGGCTGGTGGCGCCCCGTCAGCCCGGGGTCCACTACCTCGTCCAGGACCATGGCGACTCGCTGCTGGTGCTCCACAACCGGGGCGCGGCCGAGGACTTCGAGATTGCCCAGGCCCCGCTGGAGGCGCCGGGCCCCGAGCATTGGCGGCCGCTCGTACCGCACCGGCCCGGCAACCTGCTGCTGGACTGGGCCGTGAGGGAGCACCACCTGGTCCGGCTCGGGCTCGAGGACGGCATGCTGCGGCTCATCGTGCGCCGGTGGTCGGATGGCGACGAGCATGTGGTGGAGCTGGACGCCGATGAGCGCTTCGACGTGCGGCTCATTCCCGGGCCCGGCTACCGCTCCGGCCAGGTGCGCTTCGTCTGCAGCTCATTGTCCCTGCCGCCGCGCACCTATGACTATGAGCTGGAGCCCCGCGTGCGGCGGCTGCGCAAGGAGGAAGCCGTCCCTTCCGGCCATGACCCGGCCCGCTATGTCTGTCACCGGCTGGTGGCCACGTCTGCGGACGGCGAACGCGTGCCCATCACCCTGCTCCACCGCCGAGACCTGAACCGTGACGGCGGGGCGCCGCTGCTGCTGTATGGCTATGGGGCCTACGGTGTGCTCACCCAGGCGCGGTGGCGTCCGGAGGTGTTGAGCCTGGTGGACCGCGGCTTCGTCTACGCAATCGCTCACGTGCGGGGAGGGCGGGAACGCGGGCAGGCCTGGTACCGGGACGGTCGCGCCGGGCGGAAGGAGAACAGCTTCCACGACTTCATCGCGGCCGCGGAGCACCTCATCTCGGCTGGCTACTCCCGCCCGGGCCTCCTCACCTGCCACGGAGCCAGCGCAGGGGGCTTGCTCGTTGGGGTGGCCCTCAACCGGCGGCCGGCTCTCTTCCGCGCCGCGGTGGCGGAGGTCGGCTTCGTCGACGCCCTGGCCACCATGTGTGACGCCTCACTTCCGCTGACCCCGCGGGAGTGGCCCGAGTGGGGCAACCCGCTGGCCAGCCCGGAGGAGTACGCTGCCATGGCGGCCTGGTCCCCGGTGGACAACGTCGCGCCGCGCGCCTACCCGGCGGTGCTGGCCACCGCCGGGCTCACGGACCCGTACGTGGGCTACTGGGAGCCGGCCCGCTGGATTGCGCGGCTGCGCGAGGCCCAGCAGGCGGAGCAGCCCATGCTCTTGCTGACGCGGATGGACGCGGGGCACCTGGGAGCTGGAGGCCGCCTCGACAAGCTCGACGACATCGCGACCGCCTGGGCCTTCATCCTCCAGGCCTACGGGCTCACGGGCGAGTAG